One window of Anas platyrhynchos isolate ZD024472 breed Pekin duck chromosome 11, IASCAAS_PekinDuck_T2T, whole genome shotgun sequence genomic DNA carries:
- the DUOXA2 gene encoding dual oxidase maturation factor 2 — protein MTLFNGIYPFYLQQRKHFVFDVSTIIVIIVFLTFAATFLLIIPGIRGRARLYWIFRVLLSLVVGVVIVAVQFTGDWESGWVTANTSYKSFSSVMVKADIGLHVGLAGVNVTLLGDPVNQVNETIDYNEHFAWSFDADYDHSYSEGLEKGLPSPILYVAEKFTTESPCNMHRQYRISGHYASATLWVAFCTWLISNMLFSMPVLIYGGYMVLTTGAFMIFSLLSFSTVRNSLICPIQFGTASLLIDYGGSFWLTLVIGLLCFVAGIAIVVLHYFNPDLLKTFFDLHEVRTEDCQEMTEVYINPQFMSNTQSPPQPSRIISSGM, from the exons ATGACTCTCTTCAACGGCATCTACCCCTTctacctgcagcagaggaagcaCTTTGTGTTCGATGTCAGCACCATCATAGTGATTATTGTCTTCCTGACGTTCGCTGCCACCTTCCTGCTCATCATCCCAGGCATCCGTGGACGGGCG AGGCTGTACTGGATATTCCGAGTTCTCCTCAGCCTGGTGGTGGGAGTGGTGATTGTTG CTGTCCAGTTCACGGGGGACTGGGAGAGCGGCTGGGTGACAGCAAACACCTCCTACAAGTCCTTCAGCAGTGTCATGGTGAAGGCGGACATCGGGCTGCACGTTGGCCTGGCGGGGGTGAACGTCACGCTGTTGG GAGACCCGGTGAATCAGGTCAATGAGACCATCGACTACAACGAGCACTTTGCCTGGAGCTTCGATGCAGACTACGACCACAGCTACAGCGAAGGCCTGGAGAAGGGGCTGCCCAGCCCCATCCTCTACGTGGCGGAGAAGTTCACCACAGAAAGCCCCTGCAACATGCACAGGCAGTACCGCATCTCCGGCCACTACGCGTCGGCCACTCTCTG GGTGGCCTTCTGCACGTGGCTCATCTCCAACATGCTCTTCTCCATGCCCGTCCTAATCTATGGAGGCTACATGGTCCTGACCACAGGGGCTTTCATGATCTTTTCATTGCTTTCCTTCTCTACTGTGAGGAACTCCCTGATATGCCCGATCCAATTTGGGACTGCATCCCTGCTCATAGACTATGGGGGATCTTTCTGGCTCACACTAGTGATTG GCTTGCTCTGTTTTGTGGCTGGGATCGCTATTGTCGTACTGCACTACTTCAACCCAGACCTACTGAAAACTTTCTTTGACCTCCATGAGGTCAGAACTGAGGACTGCCAAGAAATGACTGAAGTGTACATCAACCCTCAGTTCATGAGCAACACACAATCTCCTCCTCAGCCCTCCAGAATTATCTCCAGCGGCATGTAG
- the DUOX2 gene encoding dual oxidase 2 yields MQPPGMMLCLTVVLLVTWTLGGAQENIFWEVQRYDGWYNNLLHHGRGSVGARLLRLLPANYADGVYQALQEPHVPNARQLSNVVARGPSGLPSGRNTTVLAVFFGFHVLSEILATEKPGCPAEFLNIRIPSGDLVFDPKGTGAVVLPFQRIHWALETGQSPNSPREQTNEVTGWLDGSSIYGPSHSWSDALRSFSGGQLAAGPSGQLPKETDGRVPMWKALDPSTGQGGPRGIYDLGNAWGNENRFLQAESIAWFRYHNHLATELAQAQPSWSDEDIFQHTRKKVIATFQSIVLYEWLPTLLGRAVPEYTGYQQHMDPSLSPEFVAAAELFLATMVPPGVYKRDLSCQFQNVSSPGGTFPAMRLCNNYWSRESTGVQAEDVDGLLLGMSSQIAEREDNILVEDLQDYWYGPLKYSRTDFMASWLQRGRDLGLPTYNQARERFGLQPLQDWMDLAPHLEQEVLKNVADLYANNTARLEMLPGGMLEAESPLFSAIILDQFVRLRDGDRFWFENTKNGLFTEAEAREIRNTTFRDVLAAVTSGNLTDFQSNVFVWRQGDPCPQPQQLTAELLANCTPMTILDYFEGSGAGFGIIIVILFCLPLVSLFAAWIVAVLRKRDFKKLDKKKASVRREVASEAIHAMEWHGPKTDSSPVYIQLQADKVLKVLDGRGSVLRSISLKAHGRVEVILSNNKGNKALLLKSPKEYDLVLLFNEEAERSNFMGKLREYLRKSCLDLLVSETKEQSLLKRAVTQEQRKQILETFFRHLFAQVLDIDESDAGELNFESSQKAKESLTCELSRAEFAEALGLKAHSMFVDSMFSLADKDGNGYISFREFLDILVVFMKGSSEEKSKVMFRMYDIDENGFLSKEEFLRMLRSFIEISNNCLSREQAEQVTESMFRASGFQDRDELTWEDFHYMLRDHDSELRFTQLCIKGVPEVFKKNLHNRVSFIKKEPRGTVSDGERDPNLETVAHYRDQEGQELRKRTGRKANQYQLHLYTEAQRKKYQRNKVQQKIQEFKRFIENYRRHIVCVVLFSAITAGLFVERAYYYAFASPSTGIAQTTFVGIIISRGSAACVSFMYSYILLTMCRNLITVLRETFLNHYIPFDAAVDFHRWIAMAALIFSVLHTAGHIVNVYIFSVTPLSVLSCLFSSVFMNDGSQLPQKYYWWVFQSIPGMTGVLLLIILAVMYVFATHHFRRVSFQAFWITHHLYVLLYVLVIIHGSYALVQQPRFHIYFIIPALIYGADKLLSLSRKKVEINVVKAELLPSGVTHLRFQRPQDFDYKSGQWVRIACMALGTTEYHPFTLTSAPHEDTLSLHIRAVGPWTTRLRELYAPESLAVLGKLPKLYLDGPFGEGHQEWHKFEVSVLVGGGIGVTPFASILKDLVFKSSINSKLMCKKIYFIWVTRTQRQFEWLADIIREVEEADKNELVSVHIYITQLAEKFDLRTTMLYICERHFQKVLNKSLFTGLRSITHFGRPPFVPFFDSLQEVHPEVHKIGVFSCGPPGMTKSVEKACQQLNKKDQAYFAHHYENF; encoded by the exons ATGCAGCCCCCAGGGATGATGTTGTGTTTGACTGTGGTTCTACTGGTGACATGGACCTTGGGGG GTGCCCAGGAAAACATCTTCTGGGAGGTCCAGCGCTATGACGGCTGGTACAACAACCTGCTGCACCACGGCCGTGGCTCGGTGG GTGCCCGGCTGCTGCGTCTCCTGCCGGCCAACTACGCGGATGGCGTCTaccaggctctgcaggagccCCACGTGCCCAACGCTCGCCAGCTCAGCAATGTGGTGGCACGGGGACCCTCTGGACTGCCCTCCGGGAGGAACACAACCGTGCTGGCCGTCTTCTTCG GTTTCCACGTTCTCTCAGAGATCCTGGCGACGGAGAAACCTGGCTGTCCCGCTGAGTTCCTGAACATCCGCATCCCGTCTGGGGACCTCGTGTTTGACCCTAAAGGAACTGGCGCCGTGGTCCTGCCCTTCCAGCGCATCCACTGGGCGCTGGAAACAGGGCAGAGCCCCAACAGCCCCCGAGAGCAG ACCAACGAGGTGACaggctggctggatggcagcTCCATCTACGGCCCCTCACACTCCTGGAGCGATGCCCTGCGGAGCTTCTCGGGGGGACAGCTGGCGGCAGGGCCCAGCGGGCAGTTACCCAAGGAGACGGATGGGAGGGTCCCCATGTGGAAAGCTCTGGATCCATCCACCGGACAGGGTGGTCCTCGTGGGATCTACG ACCTGGGGAACGCCTGGGGGAATGAGAACCGCTTCCTGCAGGCCGAGAGCATCGCTTGGTTTCGGTACCACAACCACCTGGCCACGGAGCTGGCCCAGGCGCAACCCAGCTGGTCCGATGAGGACATCTTCCAGCACACTCGCAAGAAGGTCATCGCCACCTTCCAG AGCATCGTGCTGTACGAGTGGCTGCCCACGCTGCTGGGGAGAGCTGTCCCGGAGTACACAG GTTACCAGCAGCACATGGACCCCAGCCTTTCACCGGAGTTCGTGGCAGCAGCGGAACTTTTTCTGGCCACCATGGTGCCGCCGGGTGTCTACAAGAG GGACCTCAGCTGCCAGTTCCAGAATGTGTCCAGCCCTGGTGGCACCTTCCCAGCAATGCGGCTCTGCAACAACTACTGGAGCAGAGAG AGCACTGGGGTGCAGGCAGAAGACGTGGATGGCCTCCTGCTGGGGATGAGCTCACAGATTGCTGAGCGGGAGGACAACATTTTGGTGGAAGATCTCCAAG ATTACTGGTACGGGCCTCTGAAGTACTCCCGCACCGACTTCATGGCCAGCTGGCTGCAGCGCGGGCGCGACCTTGGCCTGCCCACCTACAACCAAGCCCGGGAGCGGTTTGGTTTGCAGCCTCTCCAGGACTGGATGGACCTTGCCCCACACCTGGAGCAAGAG GTCCTGAAGAACGTTGCTGACCTGTATGCCAACAACACGGCCAGGCTGGAGATGCTCCCCGGAGGCATGCTGGAGGCTGAGAGCCCCCTCTTCAGTGCCATCATCCTGGACCAGTTTGTGCGCCTGCGCGACGGCGACAGGTTCTGGTTTGAGAACACCAAGAATGG GCTCTTCACAGAGGCAGAAGCCAGGGAGATCCGTAACACCACATTCCGTGACGTCCTGGCTGCAGTCACCTCTGGAAACCTTACAGACTTCCAGAGCAACGTGTTCGTCTGGAGGCAGG GAGacccgtgcccccagccccagcagctgacAGCTGAACTCCTGGCCAACTGCACGCCCATGACCATCCTGGACTACTTTGAAGGCAGTGGCGCAGGCTTCGGGATCATCATTGTTATtctcttctgcctgcctttag TGAGTCTGTTTGCTGCCTGGATCGTTGCCGTTCTCCGCAAGAGAGATTTCAAGAAGCTGGACAAGAAGAAGGCCAGCGTGCGGCGGGAGGTGGCCAGCGAGGCGATACACG CCATGGAGTGGCACGGTCCCAAGACAGACAGCTCTCCTGTCTACATTCAGCTCCAAGCTGACAAAGTGCTCAAAGTGCTGGATGGGAGAGGGTCGGTGCTGCGAAGCATCAGCCTGAAAGCCCATGGAAGGGTGGAGGTGATCCTCTCCAACAACAAAGGGAACAAggctctgctgctgaagagCCCCAAGGAGTACGACCTG GTGCTGCTGTTCAACGAGGAGGCAGAGAGGAGCAACTTCATGGGGAAGCTACGAGAATACTTGAGAAAGAGCTGCCTTGATCTCCTTGTGTCCGAGACGAAGGAGCAGAGCCTGCTGAAACGGGCAGTCACCCAGGAGCAGAGGAAACAAATTCTGGAGACTTTCTTCAGGCACCTGTTTGCTCAG GTGCTGGACATCGACGAGTCCGATGCTGGAGAGCTCAACTTTGAGTCCTCACAGAAGGCAAAGGAGTCTCTGACATGTGAGCTGAGCAGGGCTGAGTTCGCCGAGGCCCTTGGGCTCAAAGCCCACTCCATGTTCGTGGACTCCATGTTCTCCTTGGCGGACAAGGACGGCAATGGCTACATCTCCTTCAGGGAGTTCCTGGACATCTTGGTGGTCTTCATGAAAG GGTCCTCAGAGGAGAAATCCAAGGTGATGTTCAGGATGTATGACATTGATGAGAATGGGTTCCTCTCCAAGGAGGAGTTTCTGAGGATGCTCAG GTCCTTCATTGAGATCTCCAACAACTGCCTGTCaagggagcaggcagagcaggtGACCGAGTCCATGTTCCGGGCCTCAGGGTTTCAGGACAGGGATGAGCTGACGTGGGAGGATTTCCACTACATGCTGCGGGACCACGACAGCGAGCTTCGTTTCACCCAGCTCTGCATCAAAG GTGTCCCCGAGGTGTTCAAGAAAAACCTGCACAACCGTGTCTCCTTCATAAAGAAAGAGCCCAGAGG AACTGTCTCAGATGGGGAGAGAGACCCAAACCTGGAGACGGTGGCCCACTACAGGGatcaagaagggcaggagctGAGGAAGAGAACAGGCAGAAA GGCAAATCAGTACCAGCTGCATTTGTACACCGAAGCACAGCGGAAGAAGTACCAGCGAAACAAAGTTCAGCAGAAGATCCAGGAGTTCAAGCGTTTCATTGAGAATTACCGGCGCCACATCGTCTGCGTGGTCCTGTTCTCAGCCATCACCGCCGGCTTGTTTGTGGAGAGGGCATACT ACTACGCCTTTGCATCCCCCAGCACTGGAATTGCCCAGACCACCTTTGTCGGGATCATCATCTCCCGAGGATCAGCCGCCTGCGTCTCCTTCATGTACTCCTACATCCTGCTCACCATGTGCCGCAACCTCATCACCGTCCTGCGGGAGACGTTCCTCAATCACTACATCCCCTTTGATGCCGCCGTGGACTTCCACCGCTGGATTGCCATGGCAGCCCTGATTTTCTCAG TGCTCCACACCGCGGGTCACATAGTCAACGTCTACATCTTCTCAGTCACGCCTCTCAGCGTCTTGTCCTGCCTCTTTTCCAGCGTCTTTATGAACGATGG GTCACAGCTCCCTCAGAAGTATTACTGGTGGGTCTTCCAGTCCATTCCAG GCATGACAGGAGTGCTGCTGCTCATCATCCTGGCCGTCATGTACGTGTTCGCCACCCACCACTTCCGACGTGTCAGCTTCCAGGCCTTCTGGATCACCCACCACCTCTACGTGCTGCTCTACGTCCTG GTCATCATCCACGGCAGCTACGCTCTGGTCCAGCAGCCCCGCTTCCACATCTACTTCATCATCCCAGCTCTCATCTACGGCGCAGACAAGCTGCTCAGCCTGAGCAGGAAGAAGGTGGAGATCAATGTGGTGAAAGCCGAGCTCCTGCCCTCAG GCGTCACCCACCTGCGGTTCCAGCGGCCGCAGGACTTTGACTACAAGTCCGGGCAGTGGGTGCGCATCGCCTGCATGGCCCTGGGCACCACCGAGTACCACCCCTTCACCCTCACCTCGGCACCCCACGAGGACACTCTGAGCCTGCACATCCGTGCCGTGGGGCCCTGGACCACCCGCCTGCGGGAGCTCTATGCCCCGGAGAGCCTGGCTGTCCTCGGCAAGCTGCCCAAG CTCTATCTGGACGGGCCCTTCGGGGAGGGCCACCAGGAGTGGCACAAGTTTGAGGTGTCGGTGTTGGTGGGAGGAGGCATCGGGGTGACGCCCTTCGCATCCATCCTCAAGGACCTGGTCTTCAAGTCGTCCATCAACTCCAAGCTGATGTGTAAGAAG ATCTATTTCATCTGGGTGACACGCACACAGCGGCAGTTCGAGTGGCTGGCAGACATCATCCGCGAGGTGGAGGAGGCAGACAAGAACGAGCTGGTCTCCGTGCACATCTACATCACGCAGCTGGCCGAGAAGTTCGACCTGCGCACCACCATGCTG TACATCTGCGAGCGGCACTTCCAGAAGGTGCTGAACAAGAGCCTGTTCACGGGGCTGCGCTCCATCACCCATTTTGGGCGCCCGCCGTTCGTACCCTTCTTCGACTCGCTGCAGGAGGTGCACCCTGAG
- the DUOXA1 gene encoding dual oxidase maturation factor 1, whose product MTLWNGSFPFYAGTNACFPFNTTSAVIASVFLSALATSIIILPGIRGKGRLFWLLRVMMGLFIGAVVLTMQFTRDWESGWVTANTSYKSFSSAVVKADIGLHIGLAGVNVTLVGNPVNQVNETINYNEHFAWSFDADYDHSYSEGLEKGLPSPILYVAEKFTTESPCNMHRQYRISGRYASITLWMALCTWLISILLFSMPILLYGGYMLLLTAALMLFSLLFFITARNTPKCPIQFGPASLKTDYGGSFWLTLATGLLCLLLGLGVIILNSVRPQKLKLVFNLDEGKGEKAEGWDKPHLPDESSSSDQDVLMVPLNELCEVTTTQL is encoded by the exons ATGACGCTGTGGAATGGCTCCTTCCCCTTCTACGCTGGCACCAATGCTTGCTTCCCCTTCAACACCACCTCGGCCGTCATCGCCTCCGTCTTCCTCTCTGCTCTGGCCACTTCCATCATCATCCTGCCGGGCATCCGAGGAAAGGGG CGACTCTTCTGGCTCCTGCGGGTAATGATGGGACTCTTCATCGGAGCCGTGGTCCTCA CCATGCAGTTCACCAGGGACTGGGAGAGCGGCTGGGTGACAGCAAACACCTCCTACAAGTCCTTCAGCAGTGCCGTGGTGAAGGCGGACATCGGGCTGCACATCGGCCTGGCGGGGGTGAACGTCACGCTGGTGG GAAATCCGGTGAATCAGGTCAATGAGACCATCAACTACAACGAGCACTTTGCCTGGAGCTTCGATGCAGACTACGACCACAGCTACAGCGAAGGCCTGGAGAAGGGGCTGCCCAGCCCCATCCTCTACGTGGCGGAGAAGTTCACCACAGAAAGCCCCTGCAACATGCACAGGCAGTACCGCATCTCCGGCCGCTACGCGTCCATCACGCTGTG GATGGCCTTATGCACCTGGCTCATTTCCATCCTGCTCTTCTCCATGCCCATCCTCCTTTATGGTGGCTACATGCTCCTGCTCACTGCTGCGCTGATGCTCTTCTCACTGCTCTTCTTCATCACTGCGAGGAACACCCCAAAGTGTCCCATCCAGTTTGGACCAGCCTCCCTGAAAACAGACTACGGTGGATCCTTTTGGCTGACATTAGCAACAG ggctgctgtgcctgctgctgggcctGGGCGTGATCATCCTCAACTCCGTGCGACCACAGAAGCTGAAGCTTGTCTTTAACCTGGatgagggaaaaggagaaaaagcagagggGTGGGACAAGCCCCACCTGCCAGATGAGTCCAGCTCCTCTGACCAGGATGTACTGATGGTCCCCCTAAATGAGCTTTGCGAGGTGACGACCACCCAGCTGTAA